The nucleotide window CAGGTTGTCGCGCATCCCGGACGATTCAAACTGGAAGACCCCGGTGGTTCGGCCTTCACTGAACAAGGCAAAGACTTTTGGGTCGTCGAAAGGGAGGCTGTCAAGGTCGATATCGACATTCCCGGCACGCAGACCCCGGAGTGTGATCTCGATTTCCTGCAAGGTCTGGAGGCCGAGGAAGTCCATCTTCAGCAGGCCCAGTTTGTCAACCCAGTTCATATCGAACTGCGACATAAGGTCGGGGTCGGTTCCGTTCTTATAGACCGGCATATAGTTCGTGACCGGTCCGGGGCAGATGACGACTCCGGCGGCGTGAACCGAGGGATGCCGGACGGCGCCTTCGAGGATCGTCGCATGCTCGATGACAGCGCGGTAACGGGAATCGCCGGCACAGAGGTCGGCAATTTCGGGGACGTGAGTGAGGGCTTGCTCAAGGGTGAAGTCGCGCGATTCGGGGATCAACTTTGCCAGACGGTCGCCCTCGGCTGCAGTCAAGCCCATTGCGCGAGCCGTGTCGCGAACCGCCGACCGGGCGGCCATCTTGCCGAAGGTGATGATCCGGCAGACGGCATCTTCGCCATAGCGCCCACGGACATATTTAATCACTTCTTCGCGGCGGTCGTCGGCGAAGTCGATGTCGATATCGGGCGGGGAGACCCGCTCGGGATTAAGAAACCGCTCGAAGATCAACCCCCACCGAAGCGGGTCGAGATTGGTTATTCCCAGACAATAACTGACGATGCATCCTGCCGCGGATCCGCGCCCCGGTCCCACCGGAATCGAACGCTCTCGCGCCCAGCGGACAAAGTCCCAGACAATCAGAAAGTAGTTGGCAAAGCCGGTCTGCTTGATTACTCCTAATTCCATCTCCAGCCGCTCGACCGCATTGGGCGAGGGGTTTACGCCATAGCGTATTATAAACCCTTCCCGGGCAACGCGGTCGAGTTCATCCTCCGCGGTGGGTAAATCCGCTTCAGAGGAAAGATGGCCATTGCCGTTCGCCGCTACACGCTGGAAGATTGGAAAGTGCCGTCCACCGAGGGGGATCTCGAGGGAGCACTTGCCGGCGATCTCTTCCGTGATATCGAGTGCATCGGGAAAGTCCGGGAAAAGAGCAGCCATCTCGTCCGGGGTCTTGAGATAAAACTCCTGGGTGTCGAACCGGAGGCGGTTGGCGTCGGTTACTTTGGACTGAGTGCCGACACAAAGGAGGACGTCGTGTGCCGCCGCATATTCTCGCTTCAGGTAATGTGCGTCGTTGGTGACGACCATCCGGAGGTCGAGGTCTTCGGCAAGTTGAGCCAGAGCGGCAACCAGCCGCTCGTCTTCGGGCAGATGATGGCGCTGCAGTTCGATATAGAAGTCATCGCCGAAGACCTCCTTGTAGAATCGCGCGGCTTCGAGTGCACCGTCGGGGTCGTTGTTCAGGATCCGCTGCGGGATCTCACCCTGCATACAGGACGAGAGGCAGATCAAGCCCTCGGCGCACTCCCTTAGCAGTTCCCGGTCGATGCGCGGCTTGTAGTAGAAACCCGAGAGGTGACCTTCGCTCGAAAGGCGCGACAGCGACCGCCAGCCGGCGAGGTTCTTGGCGAACAGCACTTGATGAAAGCGCATTTCGCCGGCCCGGCCGGGCGACCGGTCGAGCCGGGATCCGGGCGCGAGATAGAGTTCGCAGCCGAGGACCGGGTTAAGCCCGGCGTCGCGCGCTGCTGTGTAGAACTCAAGTGCGCCGAAGACGTTTCCGTGGTCGGTCAAGCCTACCGAACGAGCGCCTTGCGAAGCCGCGATCT belongs to Calditrichota bacterium and includes:
- the dnaE gene encoding DNA polymerase III subunit alpha encodes the protein MDSSHLFVHLHNHSDYSLLDGACRIPQLIEIAASQGARSVGLTDHGNVFGALEFYTAARDAGLNPVLGCELYLAPGSRLDRSPGRAGEMRFHQVLFAKNLAGWRSLSRLSSEGHLSGFYYKPRIDRELLRECAEGLICLSSCMQGEIPQRILNNDPDGALEAARFYKEVFGDDFYIELQRHHLPEDERLVAALAQLAEDLDLRMVVTNDAHYLKREYAAAHDVLLCVGTQSKVTDANRLRFDTQEFYLKTPDEMAALFPDFPDALDITEEIAGKCSLEIPLGGRHFPIFQRVAANGNGHLSSEADLPTAEDELDRVAREGFIIRYGVNPSPNAVERLEMELGVIKQTGFANYFLIVWDFVRWARERSIPVGPGRGSAAGCIVSYCLGITNLDPLRWGLIFERFLNPERVSPPDIDIDFADDRREEVIKYVRGRYGEDAVCRIITFGKMAARSAVRDTARAMGLTAAEGDRLAKLIPESRDFTLEQALTHVPEIADLCAGDSRYRAVIEHATILEGAVRHPSVHAAGVVICPGPVTNYMPVYKNGTDPDLMSQFDMNWVDKLGLLKMDFLGLQTLQEIEITLRGLRAGNVDIDLDSLPFDDPKVFALFSEGRTTGVFQFESSGMRDNLMKLKPERLEDLLAMNALFRPGPMQFIDEFIARRHGRRKASYLHPRLEPILRETYGIIVYQEQVIRIATDLAGYSLGKADTFRKAMGKKKPELMAKEATAFIDGCVSSGIDRKVASEIFAACEQFAGYGFVKAHAAGYAVIAYHCAYLKVHHPVEYLAACLTVRRNDPSQVLRLMGECKILSIPIHRPDVNESEDSFKAEGDAIRFGLAAIRNVGEAAVATLLEARKGCGRFTSLHQFLAATGMGAMNRRMVESLIDAGAFDAFGQTRATLQASLPGAMAYAQAVADEHLRGQNGLFGGSSEAGTSYIQEPDLHILEEYPPDLLQSNEKKVLGYYITGHPLERYTPLLGTLIKHRLGDKEDWEDGRQVRIAGVVAAISKRTAKSGDRWMMVTLEDLTGTADCLLFSGQMAQFETLAVPDRLVAVSGRVTRREGREETNIRIEEMIPLEEVAERWGQTIKLRLNSQQVSEALLTRLGRLCTDSPGSSSLLIDLALPSGQRKSYRVGKFRVRPSPDLMRTLGEWVGPDCVSLMR